The genomic stretch TACATGGAAGAACAGGAGTTATTTTTaccaaatgtattttattgcaaTTTTACCCTTTTTTTTCACTACTCTACTACTGAAATTACACTCAATGTTAATCATTTAAACTCCTGTTTTAAGTGCTTATACCTGCTCTATTCTAAAATGCTTCCCTATGTTCTTTAGCAGCGCAGCTGGCAAGAGCCGATtcagctccaccaccaccagcaggttCCTGagctccttccctcctccttccaGCTCCGTACCCCCCCAATGGGCAGGCGCTGCAGGAGAAGCCTGATCCTGACCAACTCCCAGGGACAAGCTCTTGGCCTGGAGATGGAGACTTCTCCGAGCCAAGCGGAGCAGAGAGCCGAGGCCGTGTCAAGGCTAAAGCTGCTGCCCACGCCCGGCCAACTGCAAGAGCAGGTGAGAAACACAGAGATACTCGTCTCCCAGGACACTCTGGTTTCTGGAATGCTGTAGTACAAAGAGCAACGATGGTGCGCTGTGTGGTAGCAGAGCGTGTGTATGTACTTGTTCTGCAGGTGATATTTGAATAGGTGCCACAGATGAAACAGATATTTTAGGGAACATGAGAATGTTTGTTATAGCTGATCGCAGGAAGTAACTGTCTCTTGTTTTCACATCTGTTGATAGATTCTCCTCCCGTCGAGCTCAGTGAGGAACACATCTCAGATGCCTTATGGCTACTCACCAGGTAAGAACTGAAGGCATGCAATCATAAACCTGATTAAACCATcctctgtttatgttttatgtgtgGAGTTCGAGTATGTTGGACAGTTTATAGTAAATTATTATATGCTTATATGCTATGTTTGCTTAAAGATTTTTCATCTTGTCaacagagctgcaactaacgattcttttcattgtcaattaagctgttgattattttctcgtTAAGTGATCAGatgtttggtctttaaaatgtcagataacGATGAAAACTTTTGATCACATGATCAAGATTACGTCCTCAAATGTCCACAACCTGATGATATTCAGTTTCTTGTCAAAAAGATatgaagaaaccagaaaatattcacatattaatatttactGTTACATCTGAGAATTCAGACTTTTTCATATAAAGTTACTTAAACAAATTATTTGATTATCATCGattcattgttgcagctctccttgccaaacaaacaaaaaaacattggcTCAATAACATATATATTTCTATTGAGAAACAATGGGCACTCTTTCAAATCAGGGCTCTATCACTGTGGCATCATATTTCCTCCCAACTCTGAGTTATGAACGTCAACACAGTCAGCCGCCTTTCTAAATACCACCAAGGACACAGAACATTGCTCACAGTCCATTACATCTTAAATTAAACACTGGAAGCTCACTGGATTGATTGAAGTCTTGGGTCTGTCAGCAGGTAGACAGAAGGCTAAAGGCTACAGAATTGAAAGTGCAGGAAATGCACAAATGTGCCAATGAAATGGAGCTTAGTGCAGCTCTAAATGCCACTTGTGCAGATGTCCCATGTGGGGGAAGCCCGGCGTAAGAGAACACTGTTTCACAGACAGGATCTGCTCCTGAACTGTGATTGACATCACACAACTGTGCATGGTTACACACTTATCTACGAGCTCTTTTATCACAAATAAGAACACAACTAGAAATTACCTGATAACTGCATTTCACGTTGATTTACAGTTTTCTATTTCTAATTCTAACATGTGCTACAACCAGATTATTTCATGTTGCGTGTTTCTGTACTATGACATACAGAATATAAATAACAAAGGAAGGTGGTGCAGTAGTGGCATGTTATAATACTGGTTATACAGTAAGATTATATGTTGGTACAAGGCCAATCCCACATCGGGACTgaagtttattcagtcaatgCGATGCTTTTCTTTCATTGAATCTTCTCTCGCTCCTATAGATCACCACTCGTACCTTGAACCCACAGAGCCAGATGACCAGGAAATGGACTATGACAACATTTGGGAGTACGACTGTGATACTGGAATGATTCAGCCAACGTCTGGAATTTCGACACACCGGACAGGATTAGACTTTGGGGCCAGAGGCCTTAGTGCCATGGCAACCCAGCAGAGAtggtcataaaacaaaacaatagccCGGCACTCGTCTGGACGTGTGCAAACAACAGATCTCTATCAGGGAGATAATAAAAGCCAGCTAACACAGCCTGTGTCGCTCCTGCTGCTTACAGTATGAaccaacaaatcccatgaactGCATTGTTACATGTTGGGTAGTCAAGCAGAGGAATGACGGGTGCAGGAATGAAGAGGAACaggctaaaaacaaaacaatatgaaaGCGTCAACCGTCTGTTTAATATGTAGCATTCAAGAGAAAGGACAGAAGAGTGTACATACCGTGTagattaatgttattttattaaatgtattatataatTGCACTAAATGTTCATATGTGGTGCAAGAAGTATTTTCTAACATGCTGTCCAGGTTTCTTATTGTTATagttttggtttgtttctcATTTAAGCTATAAAAGCATTCCATCAGAGCTTGTTATAGTAACGGAtgcatttctgtaaatgttgtacatttattattttatcatgttaCATTATTGAGTCAAATAGATGTGTCTTCAACTGAATGCCTTATAGGTGCTAATATTGCTATCACAACTACAGAGTACTGATACCTGTGTGGcttctttattcatttttgtttgaggtgtttatttatatttggaAATAAAGATGGAAAAATTATTCAACATGTTAATCTCTGTTTTGTCTGACTCTACGATAGTCTTAAAGCAGCTGTAATCAATCATTTCATGTCAATGTATCAAAggacaaagtgaaaacaatgtgTCTCCTGATGTCTCCCAGGGACTACAGACGTAAATTATCTTATAACTAACTCTGGTAATCTGCCAATAAGCtgtgcactgtccctgtcaAATCACCAACCCAATAATCACCCACTCAGCTTTATGATGCCAAACAGCAAGtctcagctcattgtttagctgtcagGCCCACACCTTTACAGGTTGGGCTTACTCTCTTTGCTCTCATAGCGTTGTTTTAAACCAaagctggtgaacatggtggagcatttagcagctgaagagccGGATATTTCcccaaaaactgacaaaaaacacagagctTAAAGAAAGTGAATCACAACTCCAAATTAAGGATGAAGTTTTTCGGTATCTACTGGATGTGAAAAATATGCAACTCTTCTGCAAAAAGTTAAATATCAACTTAATATGTGATATGTCGATGGTATGTTCACAACTTTTTAAGTCCAAATggctaaaagagaaaaatgttattGCAAGTTTAAATCTGTGGAATAACATTTCAGTACTATAAAAGTTTATCggctgttttaaaacaaactacaagagatggaggagatggatAAAATAACAAACTCATAggattttttttgaaaaaccaATGGCACAAACATGTTTTCGCTCACAAGTGATCCACTCCACTGTGGGGCCTTTCTTCAAATTCGTTCATGTCAAGCCCCCATGGCTGACTCATTTTAAATTGCATATTCCAGCTGTGACATGCACTATTTTTGTAGACTGCATCAACAGTTAATTGGCTGAGTATTGTGTTGTGAGAATACTCTAACAGCTTTATGTGTGTGCTCAGGAGCAGGACACTTTATATTATATAGCTCAACTTTGCTATCTACTGGAGAACAATGTGTATAATTTCAAAAAAGGAAATCTCCTTTTACTTAGCAATAATGTATAATAACCATATTATCAGTATTTGTTATGCTTATTAACACCTACTTGAACTAATACTGATATCATCATTATAGTGGAAATCCGatattgtaaataaatagaGGTCACTCAGCTGTGATACTCCAGGTTCTTGCATGAGCTTACATTGCCCTCTAGTGTTTGAAAAGAACACCTTCAAGTCTGagagattttagaaaaaaacaagaaatagaCAAAGCACACATCTCAGAGATGCTGTTTACTGAGACATCAACAGTTCACAGAGCAACCCACATGACAAAATACTGTACAGTCTATAAATCTATTAATTATCCACCATGAAAATATAATGCCCTTCATACCTATAAAACTGATACTGGCACTGATACAGTCCCCCAAATGAGTTATACATTTGTAACagtgttttgtgaaattacCATTTACAATATAATTTATATTATCTTTTGTTAAATATGctaaattattgttattgttatatattaaacacattatttcactttggataaaagcatctgctaaatgaaTGCAATGTGAACAAACAGACTCAAACTCTTCCAGTGCATCATGTTAATCCttttatcacattttcatcaaacaTCTTAACTCTGTACAGCTCTGGGTAAACCTGCTTCTAATCTTCTTTCAGTATATACTTAAACCTTGCGTACAAATGTCTAAAGCCTTCTTTCTGAGGAACATACATGTCTTGTCTTGCCTTTGgttgtttcatatttcatgtgaATGCTTCCAGTCATTAACATGACAGTGTAATTAATTTAGCAAGGAGCAGTGACACTGCTATTAAACATACCCTCCGTTTCAGTGTAAATAcgtaaaacaaacatgtaacaGCACATCAAGCATCggagaaattattattattattaatattgtagGTCCTGCAGTGACTCCTATCAGGTGTTGATGGggaaaatgtctcattttaagCGTGACGTATTGAGAGGCGGAGGTGTCAAGAATCAGATGGGGCGGTGAGATATAATTTCCTCTCACTGGCTGCTGCCTCGATCTTGACGTATTTACGCAGGTATCGGATGGCTGACAGAGCACTCACATTCGCCAGCAGAACTGTGTGaaattacaaatgaaaagtgAGTCATCATGTTACTTTACAAGACTTTCCATCCCAACAATGAATTTATCTTTTCAATAGAAAAAACACATACCAGCCTTCCAGGCATCTCCAACTTGTGGGTTTGCAGTCTTCAACACCCACGAAGCGAATGCAATACAAACCAGACACATATCTGACTGTTTGAGAGGCAGGAAAGAGGCATCCAACCCTTCAAAGAAAGGGAAAGCGTATTATAGAAAACACCTCAGACCATTTAGTGGTCTTATACACCTCCATCGAGAGGTCAAGGGTATTATAGTTGGCACTCACACACCAACAGCTGAGCACAAGCCCCCAATAATATGTTGAGACTTCCTGTTCTGTTACACTGTGACCTGCTCAAATCCCAGCACCTGCACAGATTACAGTTACTCAAACATACAAGGCTGATTGATGCTACTGATATTTGAAATTATGACTCGACTAGCATTAAACATAATCCTCACAGGCAACTGCTGCACTTTGGATTCTATATTAGTAGCTTGTAAGTTATTATCTTAATTACAGCTCGTTGGAAATTTAGGAAGAGGGATTTACATTCACACAAAGACTCCTCAAGTTGAGGTATTTTCATTTCTCTTCACAGCTAAACATAAATTAGAGCGCTCTACAGGCAGCTTAGAGAAGACACTCATTCACTGAAGTCAAGTTATCACGTACAACCGATGCTCTCGGCTTTCACCACTACGTGCCTGCAGTCCTGTCAGTGACAGCTGAGGTAAGAGAGTCCGTCCCAGTCAAGACTGTAACAGCTGACTGAATGGATGACATATCCTACATTACAACTGTACACATATGAGGAGGCACACTGAGCTTAAGGGAAAGGggttacacacatttttattaacaaGGGCTGaacaacatgcaaaaacatcatcttgagattttgttttttataaatattgCGATTGTGATATGAGTCATGATTTTACAGGGAAGGGaattttttgcatttctttctactgaaaaaacattaaatgctgtGATTTTTGCTGGGGTCTGTACTAAAGCATCTTCCCTTACATCTGGTGAATAGGATGGAATAGGCTGTGTTATCTTTTGCACCACAATGCTACATTCATAGCATATTAATTGtgacacatttgacctttatcAAAAATTTGATATTGCACTTGGCTATATTGCaatttgataatattttgagtAATTGTGCAGCGTTattatgaaaacataattttcacATCCAGCTGTGAAAAAATGTACAGGTTTGattaaaaaggatttttttttaaggtataTGTATATGCAATTAAAGAGTCACAGTTACCTATGCTAGCTTTGCTATAGACCCTAGCCTCCCTGGTATCATAAATACTCTTATACTTTAATGAGAGTTGCACAAAGTTATTCATTATTTCTAAGCCTAGAGTACTTGAACTGAACTACAAGCtgtgtttccatggcaacaatTAACACCGCCTGTTGGatactgaaataaacaaatatgcaATTTGTTTACacagtttaaatacatttacactTTTACAATTCCtttcaatttgaaataaaacattactaACACTAAATTTAACCAGAATGCAAAGCCATGTACTGCTGGTTAAGAAAGAAGAACTAATAAGCTTTTTGCTAATGAGGAATTTAAACATCAACctgatgtctgactctctctgtAAAATCTTTAGGTCTGCCTCATATTACCCCGTGCATACTGTGGTATCTTTCATAAGGATAAGTTGGTATAAAGAATAGAttaatacacaacacacaatgtgtgtctttgtctgtgtatctttttttattccatggaTTCTACTTCCTTGTAAATACTGCCGCCTACATTgaccacaatgcaactcaatcTCTGACAGTTCGGTCAAAGATTCAGCTGTGTTATGGTAGTTGCTAATGTAGCTTTAAAATGCTTTAAGCTATACAACTTTTTTCAAAGATGCTGTAGTACTctcaaagacctgtaaacagactttaatgtgtGCAGTTTCCCCTTTAATTGATTTGAATATGAGAGAGGATGCATatcttgtatttttaatttcagtgaTGGTACTAATGTTTTGTTTAGGGCTTTTCCCTTTACTTTTCCCTTTATTCCATGAAATTTCTAAAATCCTGACACaattttgtgtaaatgtgtgtagaCCTCAGAATCTAGAACTGTGTGTTgtataaacacactcacagcccTGCTTCATGATGGACAATAAAGGTTTTCTTAATTGACTGGGATCTAAATAAAACTACTCAAAACAGACACTTCGTACAGAACTTTTTAACTCTGTTAAAAGGACTTTCATACATATTTCACCACTGTATAAAAATCCACAATGACTGTAACAGCATATGTTAAGAACTAATTCTAATCTACAATGATGCCTCATTGAGTGAACCACACTTACTTGGATTTGAAACAGCTGTCTGCAAGTCCTCATATCTGAAAGGCTGCTGCGCTAGTTGTCTGGAGATCCTGTCCTCCAGGTGGTAGAGAAGTGGATCAGGAAATCCCACATCCTGATTTCCCAGAGCATTTACAACATGACCTGTTCTTTGGAGGGATCTGCCACTTGGCCTCACAGGTACAAGAGAGTTTGAGAGAGTCTGCGTCTGACCTGTAGATCCAGCTAAACCAATATTCCTGAAGGAGAATGTGTTTCTCCAAAAGAAATTCTGATTGAGGTCGCCATCTGTGAAGAAATTGTCATATGCGTCTGTACAAATCTTTGATGCGCTTGACGTACGGCTGAGCCTGTTTACCACCTTCACAGGACCGCAGATATCTTCTTCATCAGACTCCACAGAAGAATCGTCTGAAGACGATGATGCAAAGAAGTGATCATAAGCTTCAGGGTACTGTAGATTTCTATTAGCTGAGCGGGAGTACGAAAAGACGGGAACCAGCTCGTCTTTGGCCTGATCTGCTGGGATGAGAGGGTAGAAGAAGCTTTCTGTATCAAACTCTGAGAAGAAATGATCATAAGTTTCTGGAACAGAATTTCCCTCAGTGTAGC from Pagrus major chromosome 7, Pma_NU_1.0 encodes the following:
- the perm1a gene encoding uncharacterized protein perm1a isoform X1; protein product: MTSHQRADQAKDELVPVFSYSRSANRNLQYPEAYDHFFASSSSDDSSVESDEEDICGPVKVVNRLSRTSSASKICTDAYDNFFTDGDLNQNFFWRNTFSFRNIGLAGSTGQTQTLSNSLVPVRPSGRSLQRTGHVVNALGNQDVGFPDPLLYHLEDRISRQLAQQPFRYEDLQTAVSNPRLDASFLPLKQSDMCLVCIAFASWVLKTANPQVGDAWKAVLLANVSALSAIRYLRKYVKIEAAASERKLYLTAPSDS
- the perm1a gene encoding uncharacterized protein perm1a isoform X2 translates to MTSHQRDQAKDELVPVFSYSRSANRNLQYPEAYDHFFASSSSDDSSVESDEEDICGPVKVVNRLSRTSSASKICTDAYDNFFTDGDLNQNFFWRNTFSFRNIGLAGSTGQTQTLSNSLVPVRPSGRSLQRTGHVVNALGNQDVGFPDPLLYHLEDRISRQLAQQPFRYEDLQTAVSNPRLDASFLPLKQSDMCLVCIAFASWVLKTANPQVGDAWKAVLLANVSALSAIRYLRKYVKIEAAASERKLYLTAPSDS